GCATCTCTGAACCGCGTATCCGCCAGCACTGCCACCACGTATTGCGATTCTTCCAGATATCATATCTTGTTCCTGAAGATATCGAATCCCGTCGCGAACATCTTTGGCATCGATTATTCCCCATTTGCCAAGCAGCTTATCTCTGAACTTCCTTCCGTAGCCGATACTTCCCCTGTGGTCAACATCAAGAACAGCATAGCCCATCGAGGTCCAAAACTGCTTCTCGAGTGATAACGACGTCGATGCTCGGGAAGTAGGGCCTCCATGAACTTGAACTATGAGAGGCGGTTTAGATTCAGGGGGAGGAGAGAAATTGGGATTACGAGGTTGATAGAACATTCCATACGCGTGCCCTCCATCCTCGGTTGGATACTCAATGGTTTTGGATTCAGATACATGTTCTGGCTTCAACGGCATGTTGTAGCTTTTCTTCAGAACAGTGAGCTGCTCAGATTCCGCATCAAAGAGAGTCACAGCAGGAGGATGGTCACTTGAAGCTGCCAGTAACAGGAGATTTGAATCATCCACCTTCTCTATAATCGATATAGCATCGTATGAGAGTTCGACATACTCGATTTCTTTGGTGTCAAGGGAGATTTTTGCTAAGGAGTCTCCGTTCTTTTTGTGGCAAATGGCATACATTTCATCCTCGGCAAACACATACCTGTTGTACCCAAGACCCCACATGGGAGTTCCAAACTCTGCCAATTCCTCTGTAATCGGCTCGATGTTTCCATTTTTGTGGACATAGATGTTCCACCAGTTTCTCGGCTGATCTTCGGCGTAGCCAGCCTCATCCATGATGAAAAACAATTGGTCGGTGGGATCAAACTTGGGATAACATATTGCTGTTTTCTCATCTCCAGCGACCTTCTCTGCTGACTCTATAGACAAGTCGTCACCATGAAATTCAGCCTTCCAGAGTTCCGTTCCCTCCCAAGGCATTCGTGGATGGTTCCACTGAATCCAAGCAATTTGTCTTCCGTCAGATGAAAGAATCGGTTCGCCGTAGAAATCGCCTCCCGACACTAATATGACTGGTTCCTGCGGGAAGGATTCGTCAAGGTCTATTACTGCGAGATAGTTCTCGTTCTCTTTGTCTTCGAATTCTTTTTCCAAAACAAAAATGAGGGTTCTTCCATCAGGAGAGAAGATTGGTACTGCATATTTCCCCAGTGAGTCGCCTTCAAGTCGTTCAGGCGTGAGAGCAACAGGCGCCGAATCGCTGTCGAATTCATACTTGTACAATCGTTGGTCCTTGAAGTTGGAGAAATAGATAATGTCATCACGTACGGTAAATGCTCTCCCTCCGTACTCGTGAACCCTCGTCCTCACATTGAAATCAGATGGTGTGACGTCCGTAGTTCCATTCTGTGTTTTTTGCACAACTATGATTCGACCATCTTCGGCTGGGCGGACCTCAGCCCAGTACTTCTGCCCTTTTTCGTCTGCGAATATGTCTGCGAATTGTATGATATCCATGTATATTTCTTCAGGGGTAAGAAGGGGATCCCAAAGGCCATACTGACGTGTTTCTTTGTTCATACTGTTCCCAAGGTTGTATTCACTTGAATCCCATATATACTCATTACTCCAAGTTTGTAATCAATTCAACTAGAATCAGCGACAATACAAAACCAAGATGGACTGTCGGATGCTACACATATTGTTCAAGATTGCGTCCCCGTCATCCCAAGCCACAACTAATGGAAACGAATGCGTCCATCTCTTTCACTGTCTGTGAATTACCGATTTGGCTTGTGGCTGTTAATATAGCTTGATTGGTAGGTATTATTGACCATGGTTTTCGCATCCTCATTTTTTGCTCGTCGCAAGTCTGAGTTGTATGTGGTAGCCATGGTCACTTGGTTACACGGAGCTAGGTACTGGGGAATCGGTAAACCTAGATTATCTGTTCAATCGATGCTTGCAGCTTTAGAGATTCGATGTCT
The Candidatus Thorarchaeota archaeon DNA segment above includes these coding regions:
- a CDS encoding S9 family peptidase, producing the protein MNKETRQYGLWDPLLTPEEIYMDIIQFADIFADEKGQKYWAEVRPAEDGRIIVVQKTQNGTTDVTPSDFNVRTRVHEYGGRAFTVRDDIIYFSNFKDQRLYKYEFDSDSAPVALTPERLEGDSLGKYAVPIFSPDGRTLIFVLEKEFEDKENENYLAVIDLDESFPQEPVILVSGGDFYGEPILSSDGRQIAWIQWNHPRMPWEGTELWKAEFHGDDLSIESAEKVAGDEKTAICYPKFDPTDQLFFIMDEAGYAEDQPRNWWNIYVHKNGNIEPITEELAEFGTPMWGLGYNRYVFAEDEMYAICHKKNGDSLAKISLDTKEIEYVELSYDAISIIEKVDDSNLLLLAASSDHPPAVTLFDAESEQLTVLKKSYNMPLKPEHVSESKTIEYPTEDGGHAYGMFYQPRNPNFSPPPESKPPLIVQVHGGPTSRASTSLSLEKQFWTSMGYAVLDVDHRGSIGYGRKFRDKLLGKWGIIDAKDVRDGIRYLQEQDMISGRIAIRGGSAGGYAVQRCLTMFPDLFSVGASYYGIGNLVTLVKLTHKFESRYLDSLLGASLEEDERVYKERSPINHIENLRAPMILFQGLDDKIVTPEVSQEIAHLLDEKGIKHEYVEYKDESHGFRKKETRIDALNKESQFYREVLFEA